A region from the Rufibacter sp. DG15C genome encodes:
- the hpf gene encoding ribosome hibernation-promoting factor, HPF/YfiA family, protein MKLQIQSVHFNADQSLLDFIQKKLDKLETFYDRVISGEVILRVSKPESHDNKMVEVKLFVPGATLFCKEEANSFETATDSAYEDMRKQLIKHKDKLATH, encoded by the coding sequence ATGAAACTGCAAATTCAATCCGTGCACTTCAATGCCGACCAAAGCCTGTTAGACTTCATCCAAAAGAAACTGGACAAGCTAGAGACCTTTTATGATAGAGTGATTAGCGGCGAAGTTATCCTTAGAGTATCTAAGCCAGAGTCGCATGACAATAAAATGGTAGAGGTGAAACTGTTTGTACCAGGCGCCACGCTTTTCTGCAAAGAAGAGGCCAACAGCTTTGAGACCGCCACTGACAGTGCCTATGAAGACATGAGAAAGCAACTAATCAAACATAAAGACAAGCTAGCTACCCACTAA
- a CDS encoding tyrosine-type recombinase/integrase has translation MELFFKYLQFEKRFSPHTVTSYQTDLQQFQEYLKETYELTDISKADHAIIRSWIVALVQKDLDSRTIHRKIASLRSYFKFLLNRGEVEQNPTLRIKAPKLPKKLPAFIPEDSFTQLLDQGDFTEDLKGQTERLILELLYGTGMRLAELIGLKINDVNLPESTIKVLGKGNKERILPLNTSLKLTLAKFLEMRRQHSADNNSSALFVTDKGLPLYPKYVYRVVKKYMSTVSTSSKNSPHVLRHSFATHLLNRGADLGAIKDLLGHASLAATQVYTHNSIEQLKAVFEKAHPKA, from the coding sequence ATGGAATTATTTTTTAAGTACCTGCAGTTTGAGAAACGGTTCAGTCCACATACCGTCACCTCTTACCAGACAGACCTTCAGCAGTTTCAAGAGTATCTTAAGGAGACCTACGAGCTCACAGATATAAGCAAGGCAGACCACGCCATCATCCGGTCCTGGATTGTAGCGCTGGTGCAGAAAGACCTGGACAGCCGCACCATTCACCGCAAGATTGCCTCCCTCCGCTCCTACTTCAAGTTTCTATTGAACCGTGGCGAGGTAGAACAGAACCCCACCCTCAGAATCAAAGCACCCAAGCTGCCCAAAAAGCTTCCGGCGTTTATTCCAGAAGATTCCTTCACGCAGTTATTAGACCAAGGCGATTTCACGGAGGATTTGAAAGGCCAAACCGAGCGTCTCATCCTGGAGCTACTTTACGGTACCGGCATGCGTCTGGCAGAACTCATTGGTCTTAAAATCAACGATGTAAACCTGCCAGAGAGTACCATCAAGGTCTTGGGCAAGGGAAACAAGGAGCGTATTCTCCCTTTAAACACCTCCCTTAAACTAACCTTGGCGAAGTTCTTAGAGATGCGGCGCCAACATTCTGCAGATAACAATTCCTCCGCTCTCTTCGTTACCGATAAAGGACTCCCGCTCTACCCAAAGTATGTGTACCGAGTGGTGAAAAAATACATGAGCACCGTTTCTACGTCATCAAAAAACAGTCCGCATGTGTTGCGCCATTCCTTTGCCACGCACTTATTGAACAGAGGGGCAGATTTGGGAGCCATCAAGGATTTGCTAGGGCACGCCAGTTTGGCCGCCACGCAGGTCTATACCCATAATTCCATTGAGCAGCTCAAAGCCGTCTTTGAAAAAGCTCACCCAAAAGCGTAA
- the rpsU gene encoding 30S ribosomal protein S21, with the protein MIIVNVKDNESVDKALKRFKKKFERTGVLKELRARTFFLKPSVKQRKQKERAVYKQQLFATDNY; encoded by the coding sequence ATGATTATCGTAAACGTAAAGGATAACGAGTCTGTAGACAAAGCCTTAAAAAGATTCAAAAAGAAATTTGAGAGAACTGGTGTGTTGAAAGAACTACGCGCTAGAACTTTCTTCCTAAAGCCTTCTGTGAAGCAGAGAAAGCAGAAAGAAAGAGCTGTTTATAAGCAACAATTGTTCGCGACAGACAACTACTAG
- a CDS encoding acyl-CoA dehydrogenase, producing the protein MQLTYNENQQMIAEMIRGFGAKNIKPDMMKWDESQEFPVHVFKKLGELGLMGVLVPQEYGGAGFGYLEYVTAIAELSKIDGSIGLSMAAHNSLCTGHILQFGTEEQKRKWLPKLASAEWIGAWGLTEPNTGSDAGNMKTVAVRDGDHWVLNGAKNFITHGKSSNIAVVIARTGEVGDSHGMTAFVIEKPTDGFTAGRKEDKLGMRASETTELIFQDCRVPHENILGEVGDGFIQSMKVLDGGRISIAALSLGIAQGAYEAALAYSKERHQFNKPISQFQGIAFKLADMATEIEAAALLTYRSAAMKNRGENVNKESAMAKLYASEVCVRAANEGVQIFGGYGYTKDYPAEKYYRDSKLCTIGEGTSEIQKLVISRAVLK; encoded by the coding sequence ATGCAACTCACTTACAATGAAAACCAGCAAATGATTGCGGAGATGATCCGTGGTTTTGGCGCCAAAAACATTAAGCCTGACATGATGAAATGGGATGAGTCCCAAGAATTCCCTGTCCATGTGTTCAAGAAACTAGGTGAACTTGGCTTGATGGGCGTGTTGGTGCCTCAGGAATACGGCGGAGCCGGATTTGGATATTTAGAGTATGTGACGGCTATCGCTGAGCTTTCTAAAATTGACGGTTCTATTGGCTTGTCTATGGCTGCACACAACTCTTTGTGCACAGGACACATATTGCAGTTTGGTACTGAAGAGCAAAAACGCAAGTGGTTGCCAAAACTGGCGTCTGCTGAGTGGATTGGCGCTTGGGGCTTAACAGAGCCTAATACTGGTTCTGATGCCGGCAACATGAAAACGGTGGCCGTTCGTGACGGAGACCATTGGGTTTTGAACGGCGCCAAAAACTTTATCACCCATGGTAAATCTAGCAACATTGCGGTGGTGATAGCCAGAACTGGTGAAGTAGGCGACTCTCATGGCATGACGGCCTTTGTAATTGAGAAACCGACAGACGGTTTTACTGCCGGACGCAAGGAAGATAAATTGGGTATGCGCGCTTCTGAAACCACAGAGTTGATCTTCCAGGACTGTCGCGTGCCGCATGAGAACATCTTAGGCGAAGTAGGTGATGGCTTCATTCAGTCTATGAAAGTTTTGGATGGTGGCAGAATTTCAATTGCGGCCTTGAGCTTGGGCATTGCCCAGGGAGCCTATGAGGCGGCTTTGGCGTACTCTAAAGAGCGTCACCAATTCAATAAACCTATCTCTCAATTCCAGGGTATCGCCTTTAAATTGGCAGATATGGCCACAGAGATTGAAGCCGCTGCGTTATTGACTTACCGGTCTGCCGCTATGAAGAACCGTGGCGAGAACGTAAACAAGGAATCTGCTATGGCTAAGCTATATGCCTCTGAGGTGTGCGTGCGCGCGGCGAATGAAGGCGTCCAAATCTTTGGTGGCTACGGATACACCAAGGATTATCCGGCTGAGAAGTATTACCGTGACTCCAAGCTGTGTACCATTGGTGAGGGCACCTCAGAAATTCAGAAACTCGTTATTTCAAGAGCCGTATTAAAATAA
- a CDS encoding polysaccharide biosynthesis/export family protein, with translation MTKFFLRLLPVFLLFQLTGCNVYRQNIMFQTDGNVNAEVLRASAAEASKNYRVQPNDILEIKIFTNKGELLVDPNNFLRQELTSGSGRGGGGSQQGQQVEDPDYNVLPTGEVKVPMIGYVKVDGLTVSQVDSLLQTKFETYYKETYVYSKVVSRRVVVLGATGGKVIPLENESMHLVEVVALAGGIPDNGKAHNIRLIRNVASDNPSVEIIDLSTVQGLQRANIWVQPNDVIYVEPVRRVFNESLRDALTVLGALSNILTTYLVIENLLN, from the coding sequence ATGACTAAATTCTTTTTGAGATTATTGCCTGTGTTTTTGCTGTTTCAGCTTACCGGGTGTAACGTCTACCGTCAGAACATTATGTTTCAGACAGACGGCAACGTGAATGCAGAAGTCTTAAGAGCATCTGCCGCTGAGGCAAGTAAGAACTACCGGGTGCAACCCAATGACATCTTAGAGATTAAGATCTTTACCAATAAAGGAGAGCTTCTGGTAGATCCTAATAACTTCTTAAGACAAGAACTAACAAGTGGATCAGGTAGAGGAGGCGGAGGTTCTCAACAAGGACAACAAGTAGAAGATCCAGACTACAATGTACTTCCAACCGGTGAAGTGAAAGTTCCTATGATAGGCTATGTGAAGGTAGATGGTCTTACAGTCTCACAAGTAGATAGCTTATTGCAGACCAAATTCGAAACTTATTACAAGGAGACCTATGTTTATTCTAAAGTTGTAAGTAGACGAGTTGTCGTTCTTGGCGCAACTGGCGGCAAGGTTATCCCATTAGAAAATGAAAGCATGCACTTGGTTGAGGTAGTAGCCTTGGCCGGTGGTATCCCTGATAATGGAAAAGCGCACAATATCCGTTTAATCCGGAATGTAGCGTCAGATAATCCCAGTGTTGAAATTATTGACCTTTCTACAGTACAAGGTTTACAAAGAGCTAATATTTGGGTTCAACCGAATGATGTGATTTATGTGGAACCTGTCCGTAGAGTTTTCAATGAGTCTTTAAGAGATGCCTTGACCGTATTAGGCGCCCTTTCCAATATACTTACCACCTATTTGGTGATAGAGAATTTACTTAATTAA
- a CDS encoding polysaccharide biosynthesis tyrosine autokinase, producing the protein MSVKTGNNLDELDYHTSNADIEEEDSGSSIDLVTLWHVVRRSIPWVILLVLLGLTGSYLFLRYTKKVYESSSVIKLEEQTEAKVLELPGAGMESDLGKLQGEVDLIKSDLVYDRLKKSMPLQVSYHVEARILEVELYKDSPFKVAFDSSRFDLYDQKIYVTFDSRTRYTVQIGEDGKKSDVHTVGSPISLSGNNINVLTNPSFSANHIGESFYFIVHSSGALKRYLNDNLSVAVLNPEAKTISISFKEFNREKARDVVNKIDTVYLQQKLARSNQASQQTIDFLSNQLQETQDNLQKAEIDMEYFVKQNKSYDVKAGLEGAMTQIQELEKEKYDLRFRNSLLSDIQQRIRKGDDLSLVISSLQLQEQQDPQLAQLLTELNDLQAQRRKVLTTTRGNTLSVELLDQQIKFAQDKVSSLLKEGRGYIQDQISSIDRNQSLLTGQIMQMPSKETERARLIRILGIYEKFYLLLMEKRVEFGISMAGTIPDFQILSPASLPSESSPIYPNRMIIYAIGIAGGLFFGIALIGARYLMHNTVTSVRELERNTSAPVLGVIPSYSKEKMPVSKLVVNQNPKSALSESIRSIRTNLDFLSSAKKKRLISVTSTISGEGKTFVATNLGGIIAMSGQRVILLDLDMRKPKVHIALDGENIKGMSTILIEKHSIAESTQRTSIENLDFISAGPTPPNPSELIMGQKFDEILQELHQEYDVILIDSPPVGLVTDGILIMRKADIPLFIVRANYSKKAFLKGVDRVMKTNHLTNMATILNDAPSTNMYGYSYGYGYGYGYGYGYYEEEEKPTLSSRVKSMFK; encoded by the coding sequence ATGAGTGTGAAAACAGGCAATAATCTAGATGAACTGGATTATCACACGAGTAATGCAGATATAGAAGAAGAGGATAGTGGATCAAGTATTGATTTAGTAACGCTTTGGCATGTTGTCCGCAGGAGCATTCCTTGGGTTATTTTGCTAGTCCTTTTGGGGTTAACAGGTTCTTACCTCTTCCTTAGATATACCAAAAAAGTTTACGAATCCTCCTCGGTTATTAAATTAGAAGAGCAAACAGAAGCCAAAGTTCTGGAACTTCCTGGGGCTGGTATGGAGTCTGATTTGGGAAAGCTGCAAGGCGAAGTGGACTTGATCAAATCTGATTTGGTCTACGATAGATTAAAAAAGAGCATGCCCTTGCAGGTGAGTTACCATGTAGAGGCCAGAATCTTAGAGGTAGAGCTTTATAAGGACAGCCCTTTTAAAGTGGCATTTGACTCTTCTCGCTTTGATCTGTATGACCAGAAGATTTACGTCACTTTTGATTCAAGGACCCGGTACACTGTTCAAATAGGAGAAGACGGTAAAAAGTCTGATGTGCATACCGTTGGATCACCTATTTCCCTGTCGGGAAACAATATCAACGTTCTTACCAATCCTTCCTTCTCTGCTAACCATATTGGTGAGAGCTTTTATTTTATAGTGCATAGTAGTGGAGCTTTAAAGCGGTATTTGAATGATAATCTTTCTGTAGCCGTATTAAATCCAGAGGCGAAGACTATCTCAATTTCTTTCAAGGAATTCAATAGAGAGAAAGCTAGGGACGTAGTCAATAAAATTGACACGGTTTATCTTCAGCAGAAGTTAGCGAGAAGTAACCAAGCCAGTCAGCAAACTATTGATTTCCTTTCTAACCAGTTGCAGGAGACGCAGGATAACCTGCAGAAGGCTGAAATTGATATGGAGTATTTTGTAAAGCAAAATAAGTCATATGATGTAAAGGCGGGGCTGGAAGGGGCCATGACTCAAATCCAAGAATTGGAGAAAGAGAAGTATGATTTACGCTTTAGAAACTCGTTACTATCAGACATTCAGCAACGCATAAGAAAAGGTGATGATTTAAGCCTTGTTATTTCCAGCCTTCAATTACAAGAACAACAAGATCCACAATTAGCCCAGTTATTAACTGAGTTAAACGATCTTCAAGCTCAGCGCAGGAAAGTATTGACTACTACTCGTGGCAATACATTGTCAGTGGAATTATTGGACCAGCAGATAAAGTTTGCCCAAGACAAAGTATCTTCTCTTTTAAAAGAAGGCAGAGGTTATATACAAGACCAGATTTCAAGCATTGATAGAAATCAATCATTATTGACTGGGCAGATCATGCAGATGCCATCCAAAGAGACAGAGCGGGCAAGGCTGATAAGAATACTGGGGATTTACGAAAAGTTCTACCTACTCCTCATGGAAAAACGGGTGGAGTTTGGCATTTCAATGGCAGGTACCATTCCAGACTTTCAGATTCTATCTCCTGCTAGTCTGCCCAGTGAGTCTAGCCCTATCTACCCGAACAGGATGATTATCTATGCAATTGGGATAGCGGGCGGCTTATTTTTCGGCATAGCCTTGATTGGGGCGCGGTACTTAATGCACAATACGGTGACCAGCGTGCGTGAATTAGAGCGGAATACAAGTGCCCCTGTTCTTGGTGTTATCCCTTCTTATAGCAAGGAGAAGATGCCCGTCTCTAAATTGGTAGTAAATCAAAATCCAAAGTCAGCTCTCAGTGAGTCCATCAGGTCTATCAGGACCAACTTGGACTTCTTAAGTTCTGCCAAGAAAAAACGCCTAATTTCTGTGACTTCTACTATTAGTGGGGAAGGTAAGACCTTTGTGGCGACCAACTTAGGCGGTATCATTGCCATGTCTGGACAACGGGTGATTTTGCTGGATTTGGACATGCGTAAGCCTAAAGTACACATTGCCTTGGATGGGGAGAATATCAAAGGCATGAGCACCATTCTCATTGAGAAACATTCAATTGCTGAATCCACGCAAAGAACATCTATTGAGAACTTAGATTTTATTTCTGCGGGTCCAACGCCTCCAAACCCATCTGAGTTGATTATGGGGCAGAAGTTTGATGAAATCTTACAAGAACTGCATCAAGAGTATGATGTGATTCTGATTGATAGTCCACCGGTGGGTTTAGTAACAGATGGTATCTTGATAATGCGCAAGGCAGACATTCCATTGTTTATTGTACGCGCCAACTACTCTAAGAAAGCGTTCTTGAAAGGCGTAGATAGAGTTATGAAGACCAACCATTTGACTAATATGGCCACCATCCTGAATGATGCTCCAAGCACCAACATGTATGGCTACTCGTATGGGTATGGCTACGGATATGGTTACGGGTATGGCTATTATGAAGAGGAGGAAAAGCCTACTCTGTCTAGCCGGGTTAAGTCAATGTTCAAGTAG
- a CDS encoding tyrosine-protein phosphatase has product MWNPLRGFKKTPKEPAITSYASLVTDMHSHLLPGIDDGSSCVEDSIQMMEKLQELGFKKLCMTPHIMGDFFKNTPEGIREKLQELQDASQKAGLQLELSCAAEYYLDEWFMAKLEEGQELLSFGGDKKYLLLETSYINEPAHLRQAIFSLKAAGFMPVLAHPERYTYYYGRIDELMSLRDLGVYFQLNTNSINGYYSKGARMVAEQLIKKGAVEFLGTDTHSMRHLRALESTLTDPLLSQALKLPLLNNTL; this is encoded by the coding sequence ATGTGGAATCCGCTTCGTGGTTTTAAGAAGACGCCCAAGGAACCTGCTATAACGTCTTATGCCAGTTTGGTGACCGATATGCATTCGCATTTGTTGCCAGGCATTGATGACGGCTCTAGCTGTGTAGAGGATTCCATTCAAATGATGGAGAAACTGCAAGAACTTGGATTCAAGAAGCTGTGCATGACGCCCCATATCATGGGCGACTTCTTCAAAAATACGCCTGAAGGAATTAGAGAGAAATTACAAGAACTGCAAGATGCCTCCCAAAAAGCCGGCTTACAGTTAGAACTATCTTGTGCCGCAGAATATTACCTGGATGAATGGTTCATGGCTAAGCTAGAAGAAGGGCAAGAGTTATTGTCTTTTGGAGGAGATAAAAAGTATCTGCTTTTGGAGACATCTTATATCAATGAACCGGCGCATTTACGGCAAGCCATCTTTTCCTTAAAAGCTGCAGGATTCATGCCAGTGCTAGCTCATCCAGAGCGGTACACGTATTACTATGGGAGGATAGACGAATTGATGAGCCTGCGCGACTTAGGCGTATACTTTCAGTTGAATACCAATTCCATTAACGGCTACTACTCTAAAGGCGCTAGAATGGTAGCAGAGCAATTAATTAAAAAAGGGGCTGTTGAGTTTTTGGGCACAGACACGCACTCAATGAGACATCTGAGAGCGTTAGAAAGTACCTTAACAGATCCTCTTTTATCTCAGGCATTAAAGTTGCCGTTGCTTAACAATACCCTTTAA
- a CDS encoding NAD-dependent epimerase/dehydratase family protein gives MKKALVTGGSGLIGQFLLQQLRKDGYEVTALYRNTPPIQHISGVKWIEGDILDPLLLQSLVKEVDEVYHCAGFVSYSPQDASLLQQINVEGTANVVDACLQVPDVKLCHVSSIAAINRKKGDAVITEDAKWDPNEERSVYAFSKYSAEVEVWRGISEGLKAVIVNPSIVLGPADWKRSSTQLFKYAWDEHAFYTEGYANFVDVRDVVHAMTLLMQDGYWGNRFILNAHQITYHDFFQRAASCFDKKPPTIKVSNWLTEIIWRAEALRGKLTGARPLITKDTARVAKEKHFYSNAKIKEALGYEFRPLEETLDWCCQTLKKERQRASA, from the coding sequence TTGAAGAAAGCGCTCGTAACCGGTGGTAGTGGCTTGATAGGCCAGTTCTTGCTGCAGCAACTGCGGAAAGATGGATATGAGGTTACAGCCTTGTATAGAAACACACCCCCAATTCAACATATAAGTGGAGTCAAGTGGATAGAGGGGGATATCCTAGATCCTCTACTGCTTCAATCCCTGGTAAAGGAGGTAGACGAGGTGTACCATTGTGCCGGCTTTGTGTCCTATTCGCCCCAAGACGCATCGTTACTACAACAAATCAATGTTGAGGGTACTGCTAATGTGGTGGATGCCTGCCTGCAGGTTCCAGATGTGAAGCTGTGTCATGTGAGCTCAATAGCGGCCATCAATAGAAAAAAGGGAGACGCAGTCATCACCGAAGATGCCAAGTGGGACCCCAATGAGGAACGATCGGTTTATGCCTTCTCAAAGTATTCAGCCGAGGTAGAAGTGTGGCGAGGTATCTCTGAGGGGTTAAAAGCTGTCATTGTCAACCCGTCTATTGTCCTTGGACCCGCCGATTGGAAAAGAAGCAGCACCCAGTTGTTTAAATACGCTTGGGACGAACATGCTTTTTATACAGAAGGATACGCTAACTTTGTAGACGTGAGAGATGTTGTGCATGCCATGACTCTTTTAATGCAGGATGGTTATTGGGGGAATAGGTTTATTTTGAATGCCCATCAGATTACCTACCATGATTTTTTTCAACGGGCAGCCAGCTGTTTTGACAAGAAACCTCCAACCATTAAGGTGTCCAATTGGTTAACAGAAATAATCTGGCGCGCTGAGGCATTAAGAGGAAAATTGACTGGCGCCAGGCCCCTTATCACCAAAGATACTGCGCGCGTAGCCAAGGAAAAGCATTTTTATAGCAATGCAAAGATTAAAGAGGCGCTAGGTTATGAGTTCAGGCCGTTAGAAGAAACATTGGATTGGTGTTGTCAAACCTTGAAAAAGGAAAGGCAAAGGGCAAGTGCCTGA
- a CDS encoding tetratricopeptide repeat protein, producing MNDNFDELSGEELDLIAKFEQMLEKNGSAFFDLSDFETIIDHYANNFNYAQALKACDIAIEQYPFSTEILVDKAQVLAMLGAFDEALAIVEDVTQIDPDSADIPLTKGIIFNQKGDFGAAIDYFKQAAELIEERDDIYFNIGLSYQSWGKFKAALKYYKKCLKLNIENELALQELLYCIEITGEGENTVPFFQEFVDADPYSPMAWFNLGLVYGRIADYEKAVGAYEYATLIKPDFPAAYVNLANSFVYLGEFTKAIEAFMLAIEHSEPNADIYCNVGECYEKLSQWNLSHKYYQKAIDLAPDMDEAWFGIGVILDLQGKWMEAVHYYRKAISFYSENPDYWMALAAAEYQMGNIISSVEAYEQASVLAPQNKDIWLNWSIILYEQGNYEGAADLLMNAVELQPDEAELYYRLCAYCLAAGKYKQAYNYLENALILDFDKHKLLFDFFPELESQRALARLIDQYRK from the coding sequence ATGAACGATAATTTTGATGAGCTTTCCGGGGAGGAGCTAGACTTGATAGCCAAGTTTGAGCAAATGCTGGAAAAAAATGGATCTGCATTTTTTGATCTTTCAGATTTTGAGACCATTATAGACCATTACGCCAATAACTTTAACTATGCGCAGGCACTTAAGGCCTGTGACATAGCCATAGAACAATACCCTTTCTCTACCGAAATCTTAGTGGACAAAGCCCAGGTCCTGGCCATGTTAGGAGCCTTTGATGAGGCGCTCGCCATAGTAGAAGACGTGACCCAGATAGACCCAGACTCTGCAGATATTCCCTTGACCAAAGGCATCATCTTCAATCAAAAGGGTGACTTTGGCGCCGCCATTGACTATTTCAAACAAGCGGCAGAACTGATTGAAGAACGAGACGATATTTATTTCAACATTGGGCTTTCCTACCAGAGCTGGGGCAAATTCAAGGCGGCGCTAAAGTACTACAAAAAGTGCCTCAAGCTCAATATTGAGAATGAGCTGGCCTTGCAGGAACTGTTGTACTGCATAGAGATTACCGGCGAAGGAGAGAACACGGTTCCCTTCTTCCAGGAATTTGTAGACGCAGACCCCTACTCACCCATGGCTTGGTTTAACCTTGGCCTGGTCTATGGCAGAATTGCAGACTATGAGAAAGCGGTAGGTGCCTATGAGTACGCTACGCTGATCAAGCCAGATTTCCCGGCGGCCTATGTGAACTTGGCCAATAGCTTCGTCTATCTAGGTGAATTCACCAAAGCCATTGAAGCATTTATGTTGGCCATTGAACACTCAGAACCTAATGCAGACATCTACTGCAACGTAGGCGAGTGTTATGAGAAACTTTCCCAGTGGAACCTAAGCCACAAATACTACCAGAAGGCTATTGACTTGGCGCCAGACATGGACGAGGCATGGTTTGGTATTGGCGTTATCCTGGACCTACAAGGCAAGTGGATGGAAGCGGTGCATTACTACCGCAAGGCCATTTCGTTTTACAGCGAGAACCCAGACTACTGGATGGCGCTTGCGGCGGCAGAATATCAAATGGGCAACATCATCTCCAGCGTTGAAGCCTATGAGCAGGCCAGCGTTTTAGCCCCACAGAACAAAGACATCTGGCTGAACTGGTCCATCATCCTCTATGAGCAGGGAAATTATGAGGGGGCCGCGGATTTATTGATGAACGCTGTAGAACTGCAACCAGATGAAGCAGAGCTGTATTACAGGCTGTGTGCCTACTGCTTAGCTGCAGGAAAATACAAACAAGCGTATAATTATTTGGAAAATGCTCTAATTTTGGACTTCGATAAGCATAAGCTTCTATTCGACTTCTTTCCAGAACTGGAGTCACAGAGAGCCTTGGCCCGTCTGATTGACCAGTACCGTAAATAG
- a CDS encoding phosphosulfolactate synthase encodes MNYHLSQLPERTAKPRESGFTMAMDKGLSVREAENFVDVAGGYTDIIKLGWATSFVTPNLEQKLEVYRAAGIPVYFGGTLFEAFIVRDQFDDYRRMLDKFQLTFAEVSDGSIDMDHGKKCEYIRTLSEQVTVLSEVGSKDAEKIIPPYKWIQLMQDELDAGAWKVIGESREAGNVGLFRSTGEVRSGLVEEILTKIPFEKIIWEAPQKAQQVFFIKLLGANVNLGNISPNEIIPLETIRLGLRGDTFTHFIDKTLLDKLV; translated from the coding sequence ATGAATTACCATCTTTCCCAATTACCAGAACGCACTGCTAAACCTAGAGAGAGCGGCTTCACCATGGCCATGGACAAAGGCCTGAGCGTGCGCGAAGCAGAGAACTTTGTAGACGTGGCCGGCGGGTACACAGATATCATCAAACTAGGCTGGGCCACTTCTTTTGTGACACCTAACCTGGAGCAAAAACTGGAGGTGTACAGAGCCGCAGGCATTCCGGTGTATTTTGGGGGTACCTTGTTTGAAGCGTTCATTGTTCGGGATCAATTTGATGATTACCGCAGGATGTTGGACAAGTTCCAGTTGACGTTTGCTGAAGTATCTGACGGTTCCATTGACATGGACCACGGTAAAAAATGCGAGTACATCAGAACCTTGTCCGAACAGGTGACGGTTCTTTCTGAAGTAGGTTCTAAGGACGCTGAAAAGATTATTCCGCCCTACAAATGGATCCAACTCATGCAAGACGAACTGGACGCCGGTGCCTGGAAAGTGATTGGTGAGTCTAGAGAAGCAGGTAACGTGGGCTTGTTCCGGTCAACCGGTGAGGTGCGCAGCGGTCTGGTAGAAGAGATTCTAACCAAAATTCCATTTGAGAAAATCATCTGGGAAGCGCCGCAGAAGGCACAACAGGTTTTCTTTATCAAGCTCTTGGGAGCCAACGTGAACCTAGGGAATATCTCGCCTAATGAAATCATTCCATTAGAGACCATCCGTTTAGGCTTACGCGGTGATACGTTCACCCACTTTATTGACAAAACCTTGCTGGACAAACTGGTCTAG
- a CDS encoding DedA family protein has protein sequence MEFLHQFIDLFLHLDKHLSQIISDYGTWTYAILFLIIFVETGVVVMPFLPGDSLLFAAGAFAATGVLNVWYLLVLLFVAAFLGDTLNYLIGDYFGPRVFRKDYRFLKKEYLLKTQAYYEKHGGKTIIFARFIPIIRTFAPFVAGVGTMKYGKFLSYNIIGGLLWVVGFVMAGFLFGNIPAVKKNFTMVIFGIILISIIPPIYEILKQKFGKQPAK, from the coding sequence ATGGAGTTCCTCCATCAGTTTATTGACCTATTCCTGCACCTGGACAAACACCTGAGCCAGATCATCTCTGACTACGGTACCTGGACCTACGCCATTCTGTTCCTCATCATTTTCGTGGAGACGGGTGTAGTGGTCATGCCGTTTTTGCCGGGTGACTCTCTGTTGTTTGCAGCAGGCGCGTTTGCCGCCACGGGCGTGTTGAACGTCTGGTACCTGTTGGTGTTGTTGTTTGTGGCAGCCTTTTTAGGAGACACGCTCAATTACCTGATAGGGGATTATTTTGGGCCCAGGGTGTTTAGGAAGGATTACCGGTTCCTCAAAAAAGAGTACCTGCTCAAGACGCAGGCCTATTATGAGAAGCACGGTGGCAAGACCATCATCTTCGCGCGCTTCATCCCTATCATTAGGACGTTTGCACCGTTTGTGGCCGGCGTGGGCACCATGAAGTATGGCAAGTTCTTGTCGTATAACATCATTGGCGGTTTGCTATGGGTAGTGGGTTTCGTGATGGCTGGCTTCCTGTTTGGGAACATCCCGGCGGTGAAGAAGAACTTTACCATGGTGATTTTTGGGATTATCCTGATTTCCATCATTCCGCCTATCTATGAGATCCTGAAGCAGAAGTTTGGCAAGCAGCCTGCTAAGTAA